Part of the Mytilus trossulus isolate FHL-02 chromosome 2, PNRI_Mtr1.1.1.hap1, whole genome shotgun sequence genome is shown below.
tatgaaataaagtaaaaatggtaCAATAAAAAGATGGGATGgatttaaaactggaccaaatgttttttttctgaaaaattagCGTTTTCCATAAGTTTGTCCCAATAAGAAAATGTTTTCAGTAAGATTCTTTGGTTGAGTCTAATTTTCGATGGGAAACTTTTAGTTTACATATACACGTTTTGTAAACCTTTAGAAAACCTTGGCATTaatatacattaattttgtttactgtATTATCATGTCACATTTATCagtcatttataaaatgttaaaggTTAGAAAAAGCGACTGGAATTTCCGTTATATCGCAGAGGATGTAAGAGCTGGGTGGTTTTATCTCTTCCCTGCTACCACTCTGAGACTACTAACGTGTAATAGTAGTCTCAGTTCCACTGctctttgaaaaaaacccaattatTTATAAAGGGTATAATTAAAGAGTTATAAGAAGAACAActctatataaataacacatagctgagagggtgatagagcagattggtaccccgagaaaacattgtcaactgcggcgaagccaaggtttacaatgccttttcgaggggttccaatctgctctatcaccctctcagctatgtgttatttaatttattatactgaatgtcctatcatcATTGGCTTTAACAgattacttttatataaaaagtattttctatgacgtcacgttcatAACAACCTTACGGTtattagaagaagaaaaaaaagtcaagcaagatgttttattctttttattttaacagtcaataataaaatctgagccaaaacgtagaacttaagcattgtattaattccttgatgtaaattcaattcattgttctTTGAATTACCGATTTCTAATTGGCctagacgagagggtaacattaaaaaaaatatcaccctctcagccatgtgatagagtaaattgacaccctcgtcttagccaatcaaaatatggcattttaacgtgaagtataataaaataaaatgtcgaattacatatcaaaatcaggcagtgttttttttttaatacctgCAGTTCAGGCCTCAATCATTTTAAACCCAACAAAAAGCATCTTGCTGCAGCTGTCTTGCTGTTGAACACTTGACTAAACAGTAAAATCGGATAACACAACCAAATTCATGAACagccaaaaattgaaaataaaacggCCAGAATGAGGATTCTAACGATTTTGAATACAtcattacatatacatgtataaaagctTGCATCAATTGTTTCTTAATCAACATGAAGACAAAATACGGTGCGAACTGTCAGGGTAGCCTATCTTGAATGAAGAAAGAacatttatttcacaaaatagGAAGCTCATCTCAAAGTTATAGCAATAAACTTTTAACTAGCCTAAAATGGTACGTCTTAAAATGGAGCATCGAATTTCAGGGTCTCTCTTAGTCTCGTGCCAACATCAGGTGAAATAAGCCATTTTTTTCAGGTCTCGTTTGGtaaatgattatttgtttttacacatCCTTAGCTTTgaaatgttttggttttgtcGTTCCTGGTGGATGTGATTTTAGAGGAGAGCGCGTCGGACtcaaaagtgttattttcattaactGATTTGGGATTGCAAAAAAGGGACCTCAGAGTTGGTGAATCATCGAGATTAAAAAGactgcaatttaaaaaaatgtatataggaAGATAGgttgaaataacattttgaaGTAAACCAGCATCGGAAAACAATGTGTTGCGGTGATTCTTTTTGGTACCAGATATTCCACTCGTACATCATCAATCATTTGCTTATACGTTCAAATTCTACCAGGCCATGTATGACTGCTTatggatttttatttcatcattacAGACAGCCAAAGGAATACCTCGGCAGTACGAATACCATTCTTTTTCTAGACTTCATCACAATATTCTGAATTTAAGAAATTATCCATTGCTTTTCGCTATAACTGATCAATATATCACAACAGGAAGACGCATTCCTTTAAATAACAGAACATTAATGCTaacctttttgaatatttttcctCATCAAACATGACATTTGTTATCAAACgaagtatacatgtattttgaatagCTACCTTACTTTCAGAAACATATAATTCTGTTAATCTACTTACGCTTCGGGGGCACCTGCAACCACACCAGGTTTTGGGTTGTGGTtggtttttttcagttttatgttccccttgttttgttttgttttgtataatttttgtattttggcCTTTTGttccttttgtgttttttgttcatggcgtcttcaatttatgtttgatttatGTCCTTGATTTCCCCTTTAGTATCGTTCTCCTCTCTTTTATGCATGCACATTTAGGTCAAACATTATTGTTAAACTTGAAAGTAAAAGAACTAAATAATACAAACtgacaaattaaattaaaaaacaagctaacaaaaatcaaatcaacaaaacaaaacataaaacataaaacataaaacataaaactagTTTGAGTTAAAgaaatagaacattttttttgttattgattgtgcaatcaacaaaaaaactgaatatTCTGcattaacataaaattaaatgtataaattctAGATTAAATCTGCTCAGAAATAAATGGATTCaaagtgtaaaacaattgacTGTTAAAGAAAGGTTTAACATCGTAATATAACTTTGACAAAAAAGAGATTGTCAGATTGTTCTATATAAATCCCTAttcaacatacatatataaccaTTAAAAGACAGAACAGTCGAAGATATGAATATAAACAGTTGACCAGCTgatcaaaatatattgatataagaCAGGTTAATTCATTCACTGTTACACATTACTAATcattgaaaaaagaataaactcacaaaaatttctcaattttagtcATACTTTTACATACTAAGAGACCTTGTTTTCAGTATGTCTAATGTGTTTATCAAGAGACAATTTCCAAAACTAGTTTGCATTGTATGTTATTCCCTCTTTGTTAATTCATTAACTGTGACAATGCTGATAGTGTAAAAGTACCTGACAATCACTATGATTTGCTACAAATTCCTTGCATGTCGTGCTTTAAATTCCAACAACTCATATATTTGTACgtaacatttgattttgaatttcttttataCTTGACTCTTTATATTACAGATACTTCTTTCTCGTAATATCTATTACCAGTAAAAATACAACGTTAACTGACTAATACCCTCGtaactgttttgtttattgGTAACTTTTGATTTATCATCCAAGATCAAAAGGGGAAGTATTTAGAACTTAACACTAGTACAAATAATTGATCAACAGATCAGCTGTTTTTGACTTAAATCAGACAAAGCAATATGCATTAGAAGTTACGAAACCACATGCATGATATTTAAGACTAGATAATATTATGCGTTATTAATTAAATGCAATGTTCAAAACGTGCAGCTATATAGAGTTAAGAAATTGaaacataattttcaaaagACCACTCCAattcttttacaaaatacaagGTACACCAAGGTCGAAGATATACTTATTGGCTACACAACAGACAGTCAAATGTGCAGATATTGCATAAAAACGATCAAGAATAACAGAAAAGTAGATGGAGTGTATACATGAGCAAAATAAAGAGAGAGACAAGTTACTttatatgcatgtttttttatattggaaaCGGGTACACTTGAAGgttaacttttttaattaaaaagttgATCGGACTACAGtgtttcatttacatttttcatgtcaccgtataaaatgtaaattctCAAAAATACTGGACGCCGAGGAAAGTTCAAAATGgcaagtccctaatcaaatggcaaaatcaaaagcccaaacacatATTAAGAAGTTACCAAGTTCACTATTTGAGCATACGATAAAGATACaagggaggtaatgacgttgctaacgtaaaatatGTAGTATCGCGACGTTAACTATGACATATAAAAGGGGTTAAACATAGGTGCGTGATACGTTATGCATTTTGATATTGAGGCGTGATTACCGTCGGTGgttatacaaaaaaagaatgaaaaagtcaacaaaaatcatatttttaattgtgttttttttctccctTTCCTATACAAATACAAGACATAAAATTAGGAACCGTATATTACAGGACTGTATTACAATGAGGGTCATATATccattcataaaataaatctaatGGAAATTTTATTCACCATACATGAGTTTATATGGTTAACATGAATTTTAGTAAAAGGTGTTAACAACAATTAAATTCAATggtttaatcaataaaataaacattgtcaATTTTGGAAAACTGACGTTCATATTTGCACGTTTCGATTCTGGTGCTTAAAGATCTAATACTGCGAAAACATTTCGCTAgtaattttagatatataatcAATCACCATATTCATGAGGTTGACCGTAAAACGTGTAGTGTCGATTTCAGTCGTTTTTCACCCTGTTTTGTCAGTTTTGGTGTAGGAGCACAGTATCTTTTTCTAGTCATCTGTGAGATTTCAGTTTTCTTTTGTGTTAAAAGTATGATTTAACCATCTTAACTTCATACTTAAACTAAATAGCTCTTTATTGTCGGGAAGTGGGTATatgttattacatatttttgatCTCATAACTTTTTCAGTCTTGTTTCATTAATTATATGTATTAAAACGTCTCTCAGTGATTTTCGTGccaaaattgataaaactaaaaaatatatatatataaaccaaacAGAAGGACTAATATAAACCAAAATGACGAACTAAAATAAACCAAAGAAATAACTAATATAAACCCAAATTTGGCCAAGAAATATATTCAGTAACcgaatttttataattttcctaATTCCATAACAGcatatattatatcaaacaATATTCGAATGTTCATGCTAGTACACGGGTTACTTTTCAACCTTGAAAAAACCCAGCTTATTGCTTATGGCAAGGTAAATCAGACGTGAACCCCGTCAATAGTCATAGTTCTAGAGTACTGATTCCATTAATACGAGGGTCTGGATGGGGGGAGGGGGGTCTGTTAtactgtaaacatttaattttcaccacttttttatctaatcttcaaaaaattaacCCCTTTTTCTCTAATCATCAAATAATTAGACCACgcatttctcattttttttttggcgcgttattctctaatcttcatgtTTTAGgggcattattctttaatcGACTTTAATCGATACTGACTCtgatttttaaatagtttaatacGTGAATAAACAATTGTTTCTGtttgttaaaactttttaaacagaCCTGCATCCTGTGAATACCtacattttacattaaataaacatttttttcttgaaaaaaagtaaaatcacaaaaatacagaggaaaatccaataggaaagtccataatcacacggcaaaatcaattgacaaaacacatcaaaattgaatggacaagaactttcatattcctgacttagtacaggcattttcaaatgtagaaaatagttgATTAAAACTGGTTtaatagcgctaaacctctcactttcttgaaagtctcatcaaattccgttatatttacaatgatgcctggactaaacagacataataaataatatagtcaaaatatgTGTACAGCAGTCTTCGTCGTGTAACAACTTTAAAAGGAACAaattaacagaacacaaaaacatctgtatataacatttattttactaaaaattctGAACCCTTTCTGTAGTATCTTGTAATGAGCCAAACACATTTGATAGCTTTTACATGTAACTAAACAACCGCCTGTGTGTTAATTTGCCCCAGTAAAACCCACGACAAATTTCGtgtcaaagaaaataaaacaaaagactttaattaatatattttacctGAAGTATACTTTGGTCTAGATAAATATTCGCCATTCATGTATTTTGTCACGACTTTACTCAAGGATACTAAATTAACAGGACTTGTTATAAAACAACCTTGCATGCATATCTTACATAATGTTATAAGCAAAATCATGAGTTGTCGTTTTATCAATCATTAGTTTTGACTTAGTTTTTGCTGTTATATTGAGAAATGTTTTAGGTGTTGGTCctctcttttatttgtttgtggtTAAAGACGCGTTGTGAGTGAGTATAGTGATATAATGTCATGAATACATTTAGGTCGACTTTTAGTTACCAGAGGCTACTTAGTTCTCGACAATTACAAAAGCTGTCAACTCATTGAGGACATTGCCCAATAAAGCATTtgtaatataccgctgttcgaaattcataaatagattgagaaaaaaacaaatctgggttacaaactgagggaaacacatcaaatataagaggagaaatacgacacaacagaaacacaatactaaaatgtaaaacacacaaaaaaacgcGTCTATTTTAAGTTACAAATGCgttgcaggtttttttttaaatttattacttgGAAGATAAAAATAGTAATCCTCATTTACGTCTTATTTCAATAATTAAGAAggcaaaacaaacatattttatgatctgtttaacttttagattttttgttcgCTTTTCtcgtttgttttatttttcattgcattcattttaaaattctttgtATAACTATTTCCAGTCTCATGTATGGTCATAATCTGAATTGAATTCAATGTTAGTTTTTAATAACTGACCCTTTGATACAAAGAACTTGTTTGTGAAGCTGTTTTCGAATTCAATATAATCTTAATTCATTCTAAATGTACAAGAGTATCACCAAAatacagagatatgtctcgccttaaagtaaattttaatattaaagttcattattttatcatgtatgCCATGCAAAACATACAAAGTCAATGAAACATGTCTTAACGTTCAAGATAATATTCTTGGTAATCCTTAAACAAAAGCGTACCAAAATGCattgatttatcatttttttttggtgatattCTTTCAAATGgccaaaaaacatgttttccgTGTGCAGTGCACTAAGTGTGACctttctcgtaaaaatccgaTGATCGAAATACGCATGggtttttcattgaaataaacttttatattattgaacatGTTATACACGTGCTCAGTATCCACGCGTCTTTGTTGGTTGTTTACCATATGGTGAAAATCAGTAAAATAaggcttcaaaacacgacaaTTAATTAATAAGCTGTCATATTTTCACATCATTACAGACGAGCCGAATTGTTTTTACGATTATACGATTGATTACTTCTTGCACATAAGACCAGgtaaatgatatatacatgcattggtggaagaattgaataaacatattttttctcgtttcatatgactttaaccaTTAAGACACACGAAAGTATGGTACACGTTAAGCATCAATTTTTAGTACTATCTGCCAAACTTTCAAATAGTTCAGTATTCCGGCATTAacactttaaacaatatatacacGTCTCCTCGCCTTTATTTACATTCGTCCCTGATGGATAACGATAAAGATATAACAAGATTTGAGTTAAGTTGTGAAACTAATACGTTTGGTATTTTTCTCATCTTCTCGGTGTAATTTCAGTTTACACCATCGAGCAAATTGACTTGAATCATTTGAAAAGAATGAAAACAGTTGTTCTCCAATTCTGCTACGTGCTCTTTTGACAACTTCCTGAGgttcatatacattgtattcctTGGAATACGTTATCACAAACATTGAACCATCCAATGGTATCGGTAGTGGATCTTCTTGTATTGTTCGATGCTTCCAAAAACCACAAAACGCATAGTGCGCTATTTTACACCGAACCTCCTTTTCTGTAGTTTCGATTATTTCTAATACGACAGCACAGTGCCACAAATTATAATAGCTATACATTATAATTTCTCCAATTTGAACATGatttttattctgaatttttgttttctctgcacaaagtaattgtttatttctttcgTAACATGTTTCACAGAGCATGCCACTCTTAAATTCTTTTTCATTTCGTTGATTTTCGTCGCTTATTCCTCGAAATCCGTTtctaaaaaacattttcacaatCATGCCGACTTTTCTCACTTGCAAACTTAATTTTTGACCGGTAACGCACCAGGTAGCAAAATGCTCACagttatttacaaaaagatcATACACAAATTCACCTTTTCCCCCTTCGGCATCTGCATCTGCTTCAGCAATGGCTCTTTTTATTATCTCCTCTGGATGAAAGTGTTTAATAGTATTCTGGTATACATAAATCATGACTTTACTTTTTGTAAGATCTACTTCTTCTTTCATCTTTCTTAACTTTGCTTTATTGCCAAATGGATGGAAGCTAGCCATGAAAGCCTTAGTTGCCGTATTTGTTGCATGAACCAATTCAAGACATACTTTAGTTTCATCCGCTTCATTTATTGGATACTTGTGAACTACTATAGCGTGATGGTCGTATATTCTACCTGCAAAGATAATATGGTCCCCTGCATAAATGTCGTTCCATGAAAGAGCTGGAATTGGCGTTATGCATTGTATGCATGTTTCTGAAGTCTCGCAttcgtttttgtttgtttctatcgGTGCTGATTCTTGGTTTGTCGTAGTTGTAATGTGTTGTTTACGGAAACTTGATCTAACAGTGCCGGACGATGGTGATCGTTGAAAGAAACTTGGATTAAACTTTTCCAGCCGTCTTGTTATTTCATCTTTATTCTCTTCGTTGCtgtcaaaatatattaatattcaaaatgttaaatgaaaacCATAAGAAAGCATAAGCAAATGGCGTATATCATTAGTGAGAAAATTAGCAAAACCAAAGAACTAGTAATGAGCAATTTGAAACAATTATTCCTTTGGTAGATTAAAACGAGGTCTGTATCACTAAAACACAACTAATTAAACATTTGATATCAACTCAATTGTTTAATTTAGAACTTCAAACATCCAGggattttaatatttctttcaGCTCACATAAACTACtttgtttgaaataatataCAACAGTTTGATGGCTATCGTTAATACTTCTTCCGTGAGTTTTGAAAAGAGGCCAATCGAACAATTTGGCATCacgaatcaaaacaaaatattttcggTTACAAAGTGTGAATGAATTTTCATCTCTTTGACAACGTAATGCTGTATAATGATTTGAATGAGAGAAATGGAATTTTTCAGAAATTATCTTTTTCCTTAGATTTTCTTTTGACTGCTTAGGAAATTATGGCACACTCAAAAGTTCAAacgaataataaaaaatatcattttccaTACTTGGTACCGATTtattaactttatatgatatcttGAAATTGAATACATATATCTATAATCGGGCTTCTACTATCAACCATGTTTATATCCAGGTAATACATATAGTATGTACACATTTGacccatattttattttatgaacaCATAGTGTTTAATAAAAGTTACGTTTGAAGTGTTTTTCCCTTACCACCAGCATATAAAATAGATGTTTACTTCTTGTAATATTTCTCGTTAAGTCTGAGTGAAAAATCTCTTTACTTCGTTTTTCGAACAGTATTTGtaagatttatattttgatacctTCCACGATTTGTGTTGTGAAATATTCAAGAATAATCTTCGTCCCTGTATAGTCTTCAACAGAAGGAAGTACAAAAACCAATTATAAAGCGGAAATTGGTTAAATACTTACTAAAAGTTCCTATATAGAACaacaaaagtaattaaaatgaaaaaatgtcacatatcTTACCTCATTttccttaatcatgttaatattttatgttgataatgtgtatataaaattaGTCTGTATGACctttaccttagccgtatttggcacaactttttggaattttggatcctcaatgctcttcaactttgtatttgtttggtttataactatttcgatatgagcgtcactgatgagtcttatgtagacgaaacgcgcgtctggcgtaacaaattataatcctggtacctttgataactaattaccatgaactatatatatatacacacacacagcttacttatatatatagacttaCAATCTGTTATCTGTTCCTTTTGACTGAGTTATGAATTGGTTAAATAAGTGAGTGGAGgaaaaattgtacaaaagatGATTAAGAACCCTATAACATCTGCAAACCACAGGCGCGGCTTTAAGCaatgttatttaaaacaaaactcgTTGATTTTAGGATAAAAGCAGAACATTTGAAATGAGTATAAAGTTCAACGTTCCAATCTAAACAAATAAGGGGTTATTAATTAGTGACATGAACAATTATTCTTATGTTAAATGCATGTATTGAAGCGTTTTTccattactaattttaaaaaagagagaGATTTGAATGTCCGAATGTATTATGGGTAGACATATTCTAGTTATTTTGATTTACAGTCATCTCCCTTCCGCCACTAAATGCCCATTAAAAGAATAGATTTTGGTCAAAATGAATATGAGCAAAAGCTATACCAAAAGAAAATTTGCACAgtctttttctaattttgtaGCAAAACTATCTTGTTTGGTGAAGCTGTTACTCATATCTAAATATTAAAGATTGTGAGTAGATTGTGAGTAAAGTTCTTTTGATCGATAATGTCACCTGccttttttgttatctttgaaTTGGGTTGAGTATCGATCTGATCGATCCAGTTCTTTCCATCCAAAACTTTGAATAGTTTGCTTCTATGTTGGTTTGACATATCACTGTTCCAGGTTAAGAGAGGTTTGAACGCTAACGAGTATTATTAATCCTCTCTATTATTTACATGCTTGGTTCAAGCCAGAAGATTGAAATCAAGTTGATGTCATTGGTTTCTGTAGGGGATAATTATTGCTATATTCTTATTGTTATAGCATATGTAAGACCGTTGTTAttcttatttaaattgttttaaaatctgtTTTCATTATGTAGGGGACATTATTAAA
Proteins encoded:
- the LOC134707532 gene encoding uncharacterized protein LOC134707532, whose product is MSNEENKDEITRRLEKFNPSFFQRSPSSGTVRSSFRKQHITTTTNQESAPIETNKNECETSETCIQCITPIPALSWNDIYAGDHIIFAGRIYDHHAIVVHKYPINEADETKVCLELVHATNTATKAFMASFHPFGNKAKLRKMKEEVDLTKSKVMIYVYQNTIKHFHPEEIIKRAIAEADADAEGGKGEFVYDLFVNNCEHFATWCVTGQKLSLQVRKVGMIVKMFFRNGFRGISDENQRNEKEFKSGMLCETCYERNKQLLCAEKTKIQNKNHVQIGEIIMYSYYNLWHCAVVLEIIETTEKEVRCKIAHYAFCGFWKHRTIQEDPLPIPLDGSMFVITYSKEYNVYEPQEVVKRARSRIGEQLFSFFSNDSSQFARWCKLKLHREDEKNTKRISFTT